The Nilaparvata lugens isolate BPH unplaced genomic scaffold, ASM1435652v1 scaffold4428, whole genome shotgun sequence genome window below encodes:
- the LOC120355717 gene encoding JNK1/MAPK8-associated membrane protein-like, with product MLLTCIFCRYTMVLIFYAFSVCIMMLIRPWLAKYFVPKGGKVTIYAALYLYPILAVLHSVFGGLIYYSFPYIIIILSVVSSAGHFAVELDQTVRNLLLSAIRDLRSAVVVIGHWALHAYGIVALTELKDPVFHLMLMGLVPLPAFFYVMTARFTDPHKVHTD from the exons ATGCTTCTTACTTGTATATTTTGCAGGTACACTATGGTTCTAATTTTCTACGCGTTCAGCGTGTGCATAATGATGCTGATCAGGCCTTGGCTGGCCAAATACTTTGTGCCGAAGGGTGGCAAGGTGACCATCTATGCGGCACTCTACCTCTATCCAATATTGGCGGTGCTGCACTCTGTGTTCGGAGGACTCATTT ATTACTCATTCCCGtacatcattataatattgtcgGTGGTTTCATCTGCGGGTCATTTTGCTGTGGAACTCGATCag ACGGTGCGAAACCTGCTCCTGAGCGCAATTCGCGACTTGCGCAGTGCAGTGGTGGTGATCGGTCACTGGGCACTGCACGCGTACGGCATAGTGGCCCTCACCGAACTGAAGGACCCCGTCTTCCACCTGATGCTGATGGGCCTGGTGCCGTTGCCCGCCTTCTTCTACGTGATGACCGCCCGCTTCACCGACCCCCACAAGGTGCACACCGATTGA